From one uncultured Paludibacter sp. genomic stretch:
- a CDS encoding transposase, translated as MAKIERKYLRHSYSEKMKVVELYNQGYGNIIISRKLKISTATVKTWLRIYRGKGLLGFERQPNKSLTIDLKESVVRDVLENLLSFPSVALKYGISYSTAYNWVQQVKQEGFNLLKETKRGRPAKDMGRLKKKEPETDIEKMEAELRYLRAENAYLKKVRALVQERLLREXGKKPKPSKN; from the coding sequence ATGGCAAAAATTGAACGAAAATATCTGAGACACAGTTATTCAGAGAAAATGAAGGTTGTAGAATTATACAATCAAGGTTATGGGAATATAATTATAAGCAGGAAATTAAAAATCAGTACTGCAACAGTAAAAACATGGCTTCGAATTTACAGGGGAAAAGGATTGTTAGGTTTTGAGAGACAGCCCAATAAATCACTAACTATAGATTTAAAGGAGTCAGTAGTGCGTGATGTATTAGAAAATTTATTATCTTTCCCGTCTGTAGCGCTAAAATATGGAATAAGTTATTCTACGGCTTATAATTGGGTGCAACAGGTAAAGCAAGAAGGCTTTAACTTATTAAAAGAAACCAAGAGAGGGCGCCCTGCTAAAGATATGGGAAGATTAAAGAAAAAGGAACCGGAAACGGATATAGAAAAAATGGAGGCTGAACTTCGTTACTTAAGAGCAGAAAACGCTTACTTAAAAAAAGTGAGAGCTTTAGTTCAGGAACGGCTATTACGCGAAANCGGGAAAAAGCCAAAGCCATCGAAGAACTAA
- a CDS encoding conserved exported hypothetical protein (Evidence 4 : Unknown function but conserved in other organisms), with translation MKRFFLISSILFFTFLQITAQNVKFTAEAPATVYMNTPFQLVYSVNADADDLKTPDFQFFEILAGPFSSHSSSYQIINGKTSSSVENSYTYTLMAQKEGTFKIPAASISVKGEKYLSNNLTIKVLPESKAPKNQQQQLGGDNEERPVSKATSVSNDNVFVRMSVSKTNVYEQEAIMVTYKLYTLLDVAQFTDMKFPDFQGFLKQEIQQPQNKQLSYESYNGKNYGTVVLYQVLLFPQRTGEIQIDKATFTAILRVQNRSQVRSIFDDFFDSYTNVSKNMVAQGAKIQVNALPLTGKPASFTGAVGNFNLNSSITSTNVKANDPVTIKVVISGTGNMKLLKNPEIKFPESFEVYDPKTDNKFSTNSTGVSGTKTIEYMFIPRHSGVYDIPSAELSYFDLKDKTYKTLRTSAYKINVAKGEGGETSVVGNYTNKEDVQQIAKDIRYIYTDKIKLKSEETPFFGSILFWMLYLIPLLITAILFVYFRKQVKENADIQFVKNKRANKVAQKRLKTAQKLLSEGKKEAFYAEVMKTVWTYLSDKLSIPVSSLNKENITFNMEQKGVSPDITSQFMEILNTCEFASYAPNSGQQEMGNLYDEALNAISDLEQSFRKK, from the coding sequence ATGAAACGATTTTTTTTAATATCAAGCATTTTATTTTTTACATTTTTGCAAATTACAGCTCAAAATGTAAAATTTACAGCCGAAGCGCCTGCTACGGTATATATGAATACGCCATTTCAGCTGGTTTATTCAGTAAATGCGGACGCCGATGATTTAAAAACTCCCGATTTTCAATTTTTTGAAATTCTTGCCGGACCATTTTCCTCGCACAGTTCAAGTTATCAGATAATTAACGGAAAAACTTCATCTTCCGTTGAAAATTCATACACGTATACATTGATGGCTCAAAAAGAAGGTACTTTTAAAATACCTGCCGCATCCATTTCTGTAAAAGGTGAAAAATATTTATCCAATAACCTAACCATTAAGGTTTTACCTGAAAGCAAAGCGCCTAAAAATCAGCAACAGCAATTAGGCGGTGATAATGAAGAAAGACCCGTATCAAAAGCGACTTCGGTTTCAAACGATAACGTTTTTGTGCGTATGAGCGTTTCTAAAACCAATGTTTACGAACAGGAAGCCATTATGGTAACCTATAAACTTTATACATTGCTGGATGTAGCGCAATTTACCGATATGAAATTCCCCGATTTTCAGGGATTTTTAAAACAAGAAATTCAACAACCCCAAAATAAACAGCTTTCTTATGAAAGTTATAACGGCAAAAACTACGGAACGGTTGTTTTGTATCAGGTATTGCTCTTTCCGCAGCGAACGGGAGAAATTCAAATAGATAAAGCTACTTTTACCGCCATTCTTCGTGTTCAAAACCGCTCGCAAGTGCGCAGTATTTTTGATGATTTTTTTGATTCATATACCAATGTTTCAAAAAATATGGTAGCGCAAGGGGCAAAAATACAAGTAAATGCGTTGCCTTTAACAGGAAAACCAGCATCGTTCACCGGAGCTGTTGGGAATTTCAATCTGAATTCCTCCATTACTTCCACAAATGTAAAGGCAAACGATCCTGTAACAATTAAAGTAGTCATTTCCGGTACTGGAAATATGAAACTGCTTAAAAATCCGGAAATAAAATTCCCCGAATCATTTGAAGTGTACGACCCAAAAACTGATAACAAATTCAGTACAAATTCCACCGGCGTTTCCGGTACCAAAACCATTGAATATATGTTTATTCCGCGTCATTCAGGCGTTTACGACATACCTTCGGCAGAGTTGTCTTATTTCGATTTGAAGGATAAAACTTACAAAACACTTCGTACTTCAGCTTATAAAATAAATGTTGCAAAAGGCGAAGGAGGCGAAACTTCTGTAGTGGGAAATTATACAAACAAAGAAGACGTGCAGCAAATAGCAAAAGATATTCGTTATATTTATACCGATAAAATAAAATTGAAATCGGAAGAAACACCGTTTTTTGGAAGCATTCTCTTTTGGATGTTGTATTTGATTCCATTGTTGATTACAGCTATTTTATTTGTTTATTTCAGAAAACAGGTGAAGGAAAATGCCGATATTCAGTTTGTGAAAAACAAACGCGCCAATAAAGTAGCTCAAAAACGATTAAAAACAGCTCAAAAGTTACTTTCTGAAGGTAAAAAAGAAGCGTTTTATGCCGAAGTGATGAAAACCGTTTGGACTTATTTATCTGATAAACTTTCCATTCCGGTCTCGTCATTGAATAAAGAAAATATTACTTTCAATATGGAGCAAAAGGGAGTTTCTCCTGATATTACAAGTCAATTTATGGAGATATTAAATACTTGTGAATTTGCAAGTTACGCACCTAATTCAGGTCAACAGGAAATGGGTAATTTATATGATGAAGCGTTAAACGCCATTAGTGATTTGGAGCAATCTTTCAGGAAAAAGTAA
- a CDS encoding Phosphoesterase PA-phosphatase related protein, producing the protein MEIIHYLDSIDKQWLLALNNDYPAFWDNLMLLISAKLVWIPFYAAILFVVIKKWKKESWWIVLGLILCIVIADQTASGVLKNVVQRLRPSRDPSIQDMVVLVNNYKAGGYSFVSSHAANSFGLALLTSLLFKNRIYTIVVLLWAALVAYSRVFLGVHYPGDVLGGAIVGVFAALFVYWLIKKLHPVLFRDSNQDKIYYNIPILTLLATLVTFLIYSAAV; encoded by the coding sequence ATGGAAATAATTCACTATCTCGATTCGATTGACAAACAATGGCTGTTGGCGTTAAACAACGACTATCCTGCATTTTGGGATAATTTGATGCTGTTGATTTCTGCCAAACTGGTATGGATTCCTTTTTATGCCGCTATTTTATTTGTAGTGATTAAAAAATGGAAAAAAGAATCGTGGTGGATAGTATTGGGATTGATTCTTTGTATTGTTATTGCAGATCAAACCGCTTCCGGAGTATTAAAAAATGTAGTGCAGCGTTTACGTCCTTCCCGCGATCCTTCCATTCAGGATATGGTGGTTTTGGTAAATAATTATAAAGCAGGAGGTTACAGTTTTGTCTCTTCGCATGCCGCAAATTCCTTTGGTTTGGCTTTACTCACTTCGTTACTTTTTAAAAATAGAATTTATACTATTGTGGTTTTACTTTGGGCGGCTTTGGTCGCTTATTCACGTGTTTTTCTTGGAGTTCATTATCCCGGAGATGTGTTGGGAGGAGCCATTGTGGGAGTTTTTGCAGCTTTATTTGTTTATTGGTTGATAAAAAAACTTCATCCCGTTTTATTTCGAGATTCCAATCAAGATAAAATTTATTATAACATTCCTATTCTGACGTTACTCGCTACGTTGGTTACTTTTCTGATTTATAGCGCCGCTGTTTAA
- a CDS encoding hypothetical protein (Evidence 5 : Unknown function) — protein MDKLIEMDSMTYKYPNYVFNHIDSVREKNANDYEKSYFELIKIIVSDKKGIKFTSDTTINRIVEVFSKNPRHFPQNYLRALMYQGIIRFQSGISDNKAYEPIKKALSLSEEADESEALNMRDTQIAYYYLGLIHNKNNNVTQSHEYFKQALFIAETLNDSAVLFKTYRDMYWNRMKALDFFTAKSILQELQVFPVYSEEQIRDIRNAEAAFYNSEKRYRNALKLDYQLLSSDKSKNDSHALVADYFRISDNYKYLNKLDSALYYGELAAKNIVDTAFYLNYYYYLNVAEIAAKMNNFKKSSEAYSQVYSLMNKAITQQLNTQILELEKKYDASESERKAIRLKSDNVWLQFSIMMLAFVFILITLIYRNKARIRKENEKLILKENKILEQQKMLVEERAKQAALDKKLAERKLVEKQFVIPIYRQISQRNLDIKNFLMDLKSHGYISKNPQLLERIENEYKNYIQTTKISETQFLSDELFADLTGIKVNESQLFNESEKLMMAFLATGADNQQMATLLNTSVESIRVRKSKLKKKMEENGVKIPENLEKEMD, from the coding sequence ATGGATAAATTGATTGAAATGGACAGTATGACGTATAAATATCCGAATTACGTTTTTAATCATATTGATTCAGTGCGGGAGAAAAACGCAAACGACTATGAAAAATCTTATTTTGAGCTGATAAAAATTATTGTTTCCGATAAAAAAGGAATTAAATTCACTTCCGACACCACTATTAATCGAATTGTGGAAGTATTTTCCAAAAATCCGCGTCATTTTCCACAAAATTATTTGCGTGCATTAATGTATCAGGGAATCATTCGTTTCCAGTCGGGTATTTCCGATAACAAAGCGTACGAACCAATCAAAAAAGCCTTGAGTTTATCGGAAGAAGCAGACGAAAGTGAAGCCCTTAATATGCGCGATACGCAAATTGCATATTATTATTTGGGATTAATTCACAATAAAAACAATAACGTGACTCAATCGCACGAATACTTCAAGCAAGCTTTGTTTATTGCCGAAACGCTTAACGACAGCGCCGTCCTTTTCAAAACCTACCGGGATATGTATTGGAATCGGATGAAAGCGCTCGATTTTTTTACCGCGAAATCCATTTTGCAAGAGTTGCAAGTGTTTCCTGTTTATTCCGAAGAACAAATACGTGATATTCGAAATGCCGAAGCCGCTTTTTATAACAGTGAAAAACGATACAGAAACGCTTTAAAGCTGGATTATCAATTATTGTCTTCCGATAAATCTAAAAACGACAGTCATGCGTTGGTAGCCGATTATTTTCGTATTTCCGATAACTATAAATACCTCAATAAGTTGGACAGCGCGTTGTATTACGGAGAACTTGCAGCTAAAAACATAGTGGATACCGCGTTTTACCTCAATTATTATTACTATTTGAATGTGGCGGAAATTGCTGCTAAAATGAATAATTTCAAAAAAAGCAGCGAAGCATATTCGCAAGTGTATTCGCTGATGAATAAAGCAATAACACAACAATTGAACACGCAAATTTTGGAATTGGAGAAAAAATACGATGCTTCTGAATCGGAACGAAAAGCAATTCGGTTGAAAAGCGATAATGTGTGGCTGCAATTTTCAATTATGATGCTGGCTTTTGTTTTTATTCTTATCACATTGATTTACAGAAATAAAGCTCGTATTAGAAAAGAAAACGAAAAATTGATTTTGAAAGAAAATAAAATTCTTGAACAGCAAAAGATGCTTGTGGAAGAGCGAGCAAAGCAAGCTGCGCTCGATAAAAAGCTGGCAGAAAGAAAACTGGTGGAAAAGCAATTTGTTATTCCTATTTACAGACAAATTTCACAACGAAATCTCGATATTAAAAACTTTTTGATGGACTTAAAGAGCCACGGTTACATTTCAAAAAATCCACAGCTACTGGAACGTATTGAAAATGAATATAAAAACTACATACAAACCACCAAAATAAGTGAAACACAATTCCTCAGCGATGAACTTTTTGCCGATTTAACCGGAATCAAAGTAAATGAAAGTCAACTTTTCAACGAAAGCGAGAAACTGATGATGGCGTTTCTTGCCACCGGCGCCGATAATCAGCAAATGGCGACACTTTTAAATACATCGGTAGAAAGCATTCGCGTACGCAAATCCAAATTAAAGAAAAAAATGGAAGAAAACGGTGTGAAAATTCCTGAGAATTTAGAAAAAGAGATGGACTGA
- a CDS encoding Tetratricopeptide TPR_1 repeat-containing protein, giving the protein MKKLFLYIYIILFATFSLSAQNTVQDADVLKQANEFYKQGNYSDAAKIYESELKKGFSAELYYNLGNAYFKSNEIGLSILNYERALRLKPDYKDAEYNLNFAKQKVVDNLGTTPSFFVKRWAISVLECFTSNQWAVISIIAFVVTLILLLLFAFSRERSRRKVSFYAAFVSIFLTLAAFTLSGVRKDQMLKHRDAIIMNGAVTVKSSPDKSGTDLFQLHEGTKVRIKSTLTNWAEIEVENGAIGWIEESTMERI; this is encoded by the coding sequence ATGAAAAAACTATTTTTATATATTTACATCATTTTGTTTGCAACATTTTCATTATCAGCACAGAATACAGTTCAAGATGCTGATGTTTTGAAACAGGCAAATGAGTTTTACAAGCAAGGAAATTATTCCGATGCAGCAAAAATATATGAGAGCGAGCTGAAAAAAGGATTTTCGGCAGAATTATATTATAACCTTGGCAATGCCTATTTTAAATCAAATGAAATTGGGCTTTCCATACTAAATTATGAGCGGGCTTTGCGTTTGAAACCGGATTATAAAGATGCGGAATATAATCTGAATTTTGCCAAACAAAAAGTAGTCGATAATCTTGGAACCACACCAAGTTTTTTTGTAAAACGATGGGCAATTTCTGTCCTTGAATGTTTTACAAGTAATCAGTGGGCTGTAATTAGTATCATTGCGTTTGTTGTAACATTAATTTTATTGTTGCTTTTTGCTTTTTCCAGAGAACGAAGCAGGCGGAAGGTTTCTTTTTACGCTGCCTTTGTCTCCATTTTTTTAACACTTGCAGCATTTACTTTATCCGGTGTCAGAAAAGATCAGATGTTGAAACACCGCGATGCAATAATAATGAACGGAGCGGTAACGGTTAAAAGTTCACCGGATAAAAGTGGAACAGACCTTTTTCAACTTCACGAAGGAACAAAAGTGCGCATTAAAAGTACTTTAACTAATTGGGCTGAAATTGAAGTAGAAAACGGCGCCATCGGTTGGATTGAAGAAAGCACGATGGAGAGAATTTAG
- a CDS encoding hypothetical protein (Evidence 5 : Unknown function): MNKKIVLLLFAAISMFGCKSEDPTVVKLQIVSPSEITSQVLNPETSYTFGINECPYDSIVFSAGLVKKDGTLFDIAVSKSQSLIVKYKSDTIPEGEWTRGKDDNTYVKGIISCCRFYKNIKDTACYKFYIPFKPDKPQIALLDTTMHAKNITAFIGFNAEGSLKYKINYAVYGETSDNVISLNSKEQSVCVFSNLNPGKRYSVSVQAINNFGSVMSDTLIIGSTYTTASCVFTKTGTDAKYQIKVGETIMDDLVITSAAIYDSSDVLRMNVTTTPNQTFSIASLTSGVYVLKVMVKDYGQCSKSFLK; the protein is encoded by the coding sequence ATGAATAAGAAAATAGTATTGTTGCTTTTTGCTGCAATTTCAATGTTCGGTTGTAAAAGTGAAGACCCAACTGTAGTAAAACTTCAGATTGTCAGTCCATCGGAAATAACATCACAAGTATTAAATCCCGAAACAAGCTATACTTTCGGAATAAACGAATGCCCTTATGATTCGATTGTTTTCAGTGCCGGTTTGGTAAAGAAAGACGGGACATTATTTGATATCGCTGTGTCAAAAAGCCAATCTCTTATAGTAAAGTATAAATCCGACACTATTCCTGAGGGTGAATGGACTCGCGGGAAGGATGACAATACTTACGTGAAAGGCATAATATCGTGTTGCCGCTTTTATAAAAACATTAAAGATACGGCTTGTTATAAATTTTACATCCCATTTAAACCGGATAAACCTCAAATTGCTTTACTGGACACTACAATGCATGCCAAAAATATAACGGCATTTATTGGATTTAACGCCGAAGGAAGTCTCAAATATAAAATAAATTATGCCGTTTATGGCGAAACTTCCGACAATGTTATTTCCTTAAATAGCAAGGAACAATCGGTTTGTGTTTTTTCCAATCTTAATCCGGGAAAAAGATATTCCGTCAGTGTGCAGGCTATTAATAATTTTGGGAGTGTTATGAGTGATACCCTAATTATTGGAAGTACCTATACAACCGCATCTTGTGTTTTCACAAAAACAGGAACAGATGCTAAATACCAAATCAAGGTAGGAGAAACCATAATGGATGATTTAGTGATTACTTCGGCAGCAATATATGATTCAAGTGATGTGTTGAGAATGAATGTAACAACGACCCCAAATCAGACTTTTAGTATAGCATCCCTAACATCAGGTGTATATGTTTTAAAGGTTATGGTAAAAGACTATGGTCAATGCAGTAAATCCTTTTTAAAATAA
- a CDS encoding conserved membrane hypothetical protein (Evidence 4 : Unknown function but conserved in other organisms) has translation MKAIDYFFYVTYLFLTNRLNRTEDEAKWSALIHTTLYYTFLIDTVIYCIGLIKKYSVIEYYSSLNSLGLLIIASFIFVLLYVRYYKGKTFYNINEEYNEINDKKKIIIKRLIVLFMIIVPILLFIIKRFYLYGHV, from the coding sequence ATGAAAGCAATTGATTATTTTTTTTATGTAACTTATCTATTTTTAACAAATAGACTGAACAGAACTGAGGATGAAGCAAAATGGAGTGCACTAATTCATACTACTTTGTATTATACCTTTTTAATCGATACGGTAATATATTGTATAGGATTGATAAAGAAATACAGCGTTATAGAATATTATTCTTCACTAAATTCTTTAGGTTTATTAATTATAGCTTCTTTTATCTTTGTTTTATTATATGTGAGATATTATAAAGGAAAGACTTTCTATAATATAAATGAAGAATATAATGAAATAAACGACAAAAAGAAAATCATTATAAAAAGATTAATAGTTCTTTTTATGATTATTGTGCCTATCCTTTTGTTTATTATAAAACGATTTTATCTTTACGGACATGTTTAA
- a CDS encoding hypothetical protein (Evidence 5 : Unknown function), with amino-acid sequence MNFSIKNRGKQIFSTKITESFEKTLKLSKELYKKRGKILDRGQKQIYKLHPTCSFILYIPNYGKSTISWD; translated from the coding sequence TTGAATTTTAGCATAAAAAATCGCGGAAAACAAATATTTTCCACGAAAATAACGGAAAGTTTTGAAAAAACGTTAAAACTATCGAAAGAATTGTACAAAAAGAGAGGTAAGATATTAGACAGAGGTCAGAAGCAGATATACAAATTACATCCAACCTGTTCTTTTATTTTATATATTCCTAACTACGGGAAAAGTACAATTAGCTGGGATTAA
- a CDS encoding exported hypothetical protein (Evidence 5 : Unknown function), which translates to MKNKFIIISLLFLFLLGCNTPQHKADFARLVQLDTLLQTSPDKTVDSLKNINPKNLSKYNYGYFILLDVISKDKTYFTFSSDSLIKLSSTLLEGKKNEYPINYARSLMYCGFVRYRMGIRDSTAYEPIKQAIEYMETNRFEVNHSVLFLCYYYLGVIQEDNSNLNYSIQYFLKAAENAKKTGNQDYIISAYTSLFWIYLRKSEYNLAKYYMDALKALKNTSYEEKIGIAHISATYNYHIGNYKQALVVNKKLLLEDNYPQDLSPLYIRISYNYQKTGQLDSALYYAELAEKHIPDTTSAFLHYYYKNIGEISEKLHLWQKSSVAYKKAYELRNKAVRKDLDNHILELEKKYDLKKVENKMLRIRNRGNIMGLSGIILVVVLIALLIILRQRGKQSSMRARLITQENQLLEQKKVKVERELIEKEFILPLYQQISQRNAKIKSFLSDLLTNSHLAKNKQLSQKISETYQDFISTSNIHADNFLTNEKFTEFTGIESENCKLLNENEKMLLVFVAMKLDNKQIAVLFNTTESSIRGRKAKLRIKLQVHNIDIKNIII; encoded by the coding sequence ATGAAAAATAAATTCATCATAATTTCATTACTATTTCTTTTTCTACTTGGATGCAATACACCACAGCACAAAGCTGATTTCGCCCGCCTTGTACAATTGGATACGCTCTTACAAACCTCTCCCGATAAAACTGTCGATAGCTTAAAGAATATAAATCCTAAGAATCTTTCCAAATATAATTATGGCTATTTTATTTTACTTGATGTAATATCTAAAGATAAAACCTATTTTACTTTTAGCTCAGATAGTTTGATAAAATTATCATCTACGTTACTTGAAGGCAAAAAAAATGAATATCCGATTAATTATGCCCGCTCATTAATGTATTGTGGATTTGTGCGTTATAGAATGGGTATAAGGGACAGCACTGCTTACGAACCGATAAAACAAGCGATAGAATATATGGAGACAAATCGTTTTGAAGTAAACCACTCTGTATTATTTTTGTGTTATTATTATTTAGGAGTAATACAAGAAGATAATAGTAACCTGAATTATAGCATTCAATATTTCCTTAAAGCAGCTGAAAACGCAAAAAAAACAGGAAATCAGGATTATATAATAAGTGCTTATACTAGTTTGTTTTGGATATACCTGAGGAAATCAGAATATAATTTGGCTAAATACTATATGGATGCTCTGAAGGCTTTAAAAAATACATCTTATGAAGAAAAAATAGGTATAGCGCATATTTCTGCAACTTATAATTACCATATTGGCAATTATAAACAAGCGTTGGTAGTAAACAAAAAATTATTACTTGAGGATAACTATCCACAGGATTTATCTCCATTATATATTAGGATTTCGTACAATTATCAAAAAACGGGACAATTAGACAGCGCTTTATACTATGCGGAACTGGCGGAAAAACATATCCCTGATACAACTTCTGCTTTCTTGCATTATTATTATAAAAATATAGGGGAAATATCCGAAAAACTGCATTTATGGCAAAAAAGCTCAGTAGCTTATAAAAAAGCTTATGAATTAAGAAATAAAGCTGTAAGAAAAGATTTGGATAATCATATTTTGGAGTTGGAGAAAAAATATGATTTAAAGAAAGTAGAAAATAAAATGTTACGTATTCGTAACCGTGGAAATATAATGGGATTGTCAGGCATTATATTAGTCGTTGTGTTGATTGCTTTGTTGATTATATTGCGACAACGAGGCAAACAAAGTAGCATGAGAGCACGGCTTATTACACAAGAAAACCAACTGTTGGAGCAGAAAAAAGTAAAAGTAGAACGTGAATTGATAGAAAAAGAGTTTATTTTACCTCTATATCAGCAAATATCACAGCGTAATGCCAAAATTAAATCGTTTTTATCTGATTTACTTACCAATTCGCATCTTGCAAAAAACAAGCAACTTTCACAAAAAATCAGTGAAACCTATCAGGATTTTATTTCAACATCAAATATACATGCAGATAATTTCCTTACAAATGAAAAGTTCACAGAATTTACCGGAATTGAAAGTGAAAACTGCAAATTACTAAATGAAAACGAAAAGATGCTGCTGGTTTTTGTAGCAATGAAACTTGACAACAAACAAATAGCAGTCCTTTTTAATACAACAGAGTCGAGTATTCGAGGACGAAAAGCAAAACTCAGAATTAAACTACAAGTTCATAACATCGATATAAAAAACATCATCATCTAA
- the insK gene encoding IS150 conserved protein InsB (Evidence 2a : Function from experimental evidences in other organisms; Product type h : extrachromosomal origin): MAHATFYYHLKALQNPDKYLFVREQINDIFTSNKGRYGYRRITMELHNRSIRINHKTVERLMREDGIKCQVRLKKYRSYRGLEGRIAPNVLERDFVADRPNSKWATDVTEFALFGQKRYLSPILDLYNGEIISFNISRSPNLLMVTKMLTKAIKSIQGDTNLILHSDQGWHYQNRYYQDMLRKTGITQSMSRKGNCLDNAVMENFFGILKSELLYLQKFSSIEQFESELKKYIYYYNNDRIKAKLKGLSPVKFRTKSFQS, encoded by the coding sequence ATGGCGCATGCGACATTCTATTACCATTTAAAAGCCCTTCAGAATCCGGATAAGTATCTTTTCGTAAGGGAACAAATAAATGATATTTTTACGTCCAATAAGGGCAGATACGGATATCGACGCATTACAATGGAACTTCATAACAGATCCATTAGAATCAACCATAAAACAGTTGAAAGACTCATGCGTGAGGATGGTATAAAATGTCAGGTGAGACTTAAAAAATATCGTTCTTACAGAGGTCTGGAAGGCAGAATTGCTCCCAACGTGCTGGAACGTGATTTTGTGGCTGACAGACCTAACAGTAAATGGGCAACAGATGTTACAGAGTTTGCTTTGTTTGGGCAGAAAAGGTATTTATCTCCTATTTTGGATTTATATAATGGAGAAATAATAAGCTTCAATATAAGTAGAAGTCCCAACTTATTAATGGTTACAAAAATGCTAACTAAAGCAATTAAATCTATACAAGGAGACACAAATCTAATCTTACACTCAGATCAGGGCTGGCATTATCAAAACAGATATTATCAAGATATGCTAAGAAAAACAGGAATTACACAAAGTATGTCCAGAAAAGGTAATTGTCTGGATAATGCAGTAATGGAAAACTTTTTTGGGATTCTTAAATCTGAGTTATTATATTTACAGAAATTTTCAAGTATTGAACAGTTTGAGTCTGAACTAAAGAAATATATTTACTATTACAATAACGACAGAATTAAAGCAAAACTAAAAGGACTAAGTCCGGTTAAGTTCCGAACCAAGTCCTTTCAATCTTAA
- a CDS encoding membrane hypothetical protein (Evidence 5 : Unknown function): MNTYKLNNYSKVCFIYGLLILGIISFFSPFLFLKLPYGVMSMIMIMIILWILYVTILPKYFTKSLMEVIIEDDKITLNWIKPYFWGKLKPSEEILLTEIKSCKPSYSNTFNSLIIRLKSGRKIRFDHYYLGGKDDFYEFIYHLGRVIDKYNKKKSTETPIYEEGTIFQSRKFLITLAIVLGIIVITSIILIIMKGIHNPAGFIFILSASGGLILLVKSIITGLKNKEN, translated from the coding sequence ATGAATACATATAAATTAAATAATTATTCGAAAGTTTGCTTTATATACGGTCTTCTTATATTAGGAATTATAAGTTTTTTTTCTCCGTTTCTTTTTCTAAAATTACCTTATGGGGTAATGAGCATGATAATGATTATGATAATATTGTGGATATTATATGTTACAATTCTTCCAAAATATTTTACAAAATCATTAATGGAAGTAATCATCGAAGATGATAAAATAACATTAAATTGGATAAAACCTTATTTTTGGGGTAAGTTAAAACCTTCGGAAGAAATTTTATTAACTGAAATTAAATCATGTAAGCCTAGTTATTCAAATACTTTTAATTCCCTTATCATAAGATTAAAATCTGGCAGAAAAATAAGATTTGATCATTATTACTTGGGTGGTAAAGATGATTTTTATGAATTTATATATCATTTAGGCAGAGTAATAGATAAATATAATAAAAAGAAAAGTACTGAAACACCAATTTACGAAGAAGGGACAATTTTCCAAAGTAGAAAATTCCTTATTACACTTGCCATTGTATTGGGAATAATTGTTATAACATCAATAATACTCATCATAATGAAAGGAATACATAACCCTGCTGGATTCATTTTTATATTATCTGCATCAGGTGGACTTATATTGCTCGTAAAATCCATAATTACTGGATTGAAGAATAAAGAAAATTGA
- a CDS encoding hypothetical protein (Evidence 5 : Unknown function), which translates to MSTTLNNQSHLILNQLTMEQNLITAQLTANDVKAIMDAFAVIQSNRYAK; encoded by the coding sequence TTGTCAACAACCTTAAACAATCAATCTCATCTAATCTTAAATCAACTTACTATGGAACAGAACCTCATTACCGCCCAATTAACTGCCAACGATGTAAAAGCCATTATGGACGCGTTTGCAGTGATCCAGAGTAACAGATATGCGAAATAA